A stretch of Dermochelys coriacea isolate rDerCor1 chromosome 6, rDerCor1.pri.v4, whole genome shotgun sequence DNA encodes these proteins:
- the LOC119856757 gene encoding tripartite motif-containing protein 72-like — protein sequence MAAPSIEMWLRNKASKTGLKDLVTSGREDLTLDPVTAHPLLEISPDGKEVKCRTIMKNVSSSPKRFDTANCVVAQQSFSAGRHYWEVFVGRKPRWNLGVVSDLAERWGRLIQKKSWWPWSEEVCADGYWLIGYNQEKPEKPYWAFDTNPMPFDCSPHAETIGVYLDYTGGEVTFYNTNDSDNLIPLYSFYNAAFKNAPVFPIFDPCLHDKGANTESLKIL from the exons AGCATTGAAATGTGGCTAAGGAACAAAGCTAGCAAGACTGGCCTCAAGGACTTAGTGACATCAG GGAGGGAGGATCTAACCCTAGACCCAGTCACGGCCCATCCCCTGCTGGAGATCTCACCGGATGGGAAGGAGGTGAAATGCAGGACTATCATGAAGAACGTCAGCTCCAGCCCGAAGCGATTCGACACGGCCAACTGTGTGGTGGCCCAGCAGAGCTTCAGCGCAGGGCGGCACTACTGGGAGGTGTTTGTGGGCCGGAAGCCGCGCTGGAACCTGGGCGTCGTCTCGGACCTAGCGGAGAGATGGGGCAGATTGATCCAGAAGAAATCCTGGTGGCCATGGTCTGAGGAGGTCTGTGCTGACGGCTACTGGCTGATTGGCTACAACCAGGAGAAGCCCGAGAAGCCGTACTGGGCGTTTGACACCAACCCAATGCCCTTTGACTGTAGCCCCCACGCTGAGACCATCGGGGTCTATCTTGATTACACGGGCGGGGAAGTGACCTTCTACAACACCAATGACTCCGATAATTTGATCCCCTTGTACTCCTTCTACAACGCTGCCTTCAAGAACGCCCCCGTCTTCCCCATCTTCGACCCCTGCTTGCATGACAAGGGGGCCAACACGGAGTCCCTTAAAATCCTGTGA